In one window of Brienomyrus brachyistius isolate T26 unplaced genomic scaffold, BBRACH_0.4 scaffold1330, whole genome shotgun sequence DNA:
- the LOC125730465 gene encoding piggyBac transposable element-derived protein 4-like codes for MVIQMLDDGEAVMGLDSESEISDISDNEDPDYYPAGGIGRPPGNLTLLTETDQSDTEDSSDESSKEESEVQIMSNRMSCKGSYWSELPPTQSRTPSHNILRSRSGPAPGLATTISPKDAWELFITDNIIQEVMKCTNFEGRRVATARGKEWKNINKVELMAFIGLTLLAGSEKNWDAPIRELFGSPLQNPMYKATMAVGRFEDIRRVLRFDDKRTSAFRLETDHMAAFRYIWDLFLVNCRQRFIPSDCVTVDEQLVPFRGRSKFLQYMPSKPTKYGLKIFWVCDAHIPYAIDGMVYTGRQPGEEVQKNLGENIVQQLCSRFRNTGRNITTDNFFTSVPLAQHLLEMDLTIVGTLRQNKPDIPPLMKASKSREVHSTEFGFNGSITMASYVRKKGMAVVLLSTMHHDKTVDENSRKKKPEVITFYNKTKGGVDTMDQMVEIILVRSRM; via the coding sequence ATGGTCATCCAGATGCTGGATGATGGAGAGGCAGTTATGGGGTTGGACTCAGAATCTGAAATCTCTGACATCTCAGATAATGAGGATCCAGACTATTATCCAGCTGGAGGTATCGGTCGTCCACCTGGAAATCTAACTCTTCTAACTGAAACAGATCAATCAGACACAGAAGATTCCTCTGATGAGTCCTCTAAAGAGGAAAGTGAAGTCCAAATCATGTCCAACAGAATGAGTTGTAAGGGCTCTTACTGGAGCGAGTTACCTCCCACCCAGAGCAGAACACCTAGCCACAATATCCTGAGAAGTCGGTCAGGGCCTGCACCGGGGCTTGCCACCACCATCTCACCAAAGGATGCATGGGAGCTCTTCATCACTGATAATATCATACAAGAGGTGATGAAGTGCACAAACTTTGAGGGACGGAGAGTAGCAACAGCTAGAGGAAAAGAGTGGAAAAATATCAACAAAGTTGAATTAATGGCCTTCATTGGATTGACCCTTCTTGCAGGAAGTGAGAAGAACTGGGATGCACCAATCCGTGAGCTGTTTGGAAGTCCTTTACAAAATCCCATGTACAAGGCCACTATGGCTGTTGGAAGATTTGAAGATATTCGCCGTGTCTTGCGTTTTGATGACAAGAGGACCAGTGCCTTCCGACTGGAAACAGACCATATGGCAGCCTTCCGCTACATATGGGACCTGTTCCTGGTCAACTGCAGACAGCGATTCATCCCCAGTGATTGTGTCACTGTGGACGAACAGCTTGTGCCATTCCGGGGCAGGAGCAAGTTTTTGCAGTACATGCCAAGCAAGCCCACCAAGTATGGCCTAAAGATCTTCTGGGTTTGTGATGCACACATCCCATATGCAATAGATGGGATGGTTTACACAGGGAGACAACCAGGGGAAGAAGTTCAGAAGAATCTGGGGGAAAACATTGTCCAGCAGTTGTGCagtagattcagaaacacaggtCGCAACATCACCACAGATAACTTTTTCACCAGTGTGCCTCTTGCGCAGCATCTCCTGGAAATGGATCTCACTATTGTGGGGACTCTACGACAGAACAAGCCAGACATCCCTCCTCTGATGAAGGCTTCTAAGTCCAGGGAGGTTCACAGCACAGAGTTTGGATTCAATGGCAGCATTACCATGGCCAGCTATGTCAGAAAGAAAGGAATGGCTGTTGTCCTCCTGAGCACGATGCACCACGATAAAACGGTGGATGAAAACAGCAGAAAGAAAAAACCAGAAGTCATCACCTTCTATAACAAGACCAAAGGAGGTGTTGACACCATGGACCAGATGGTTGAAATCATTCTTGtgaggtccagaatgtaa